From the Paraburkholderia sp. PREW-6R genome, one window contains:
- a CDS encoding DegT/DnrJ/EryC1/StrS family aminotransferase — MNASLPAEAIAALTQETIYVTQPHLSPLEDFIPYLREIWESKVLTNGGPFHQRLEKALEDYLGVEHLALLSNGTLGLVTALQALRITGEVITTPYSFVATAHSLLWNGIKPVFVDVDPRTLNMDPAKIEAAITPQTTAILPVHCYGYPCDIDAIQKIADNYNLKVIYDAAHAFGVKQGGRSILRNGDLSVLSFHATKVFNTFEGGAIICPDAKTKQRVNHLKNFGFVDETTVVAPGINGKMSEINAAFGLLQLDHIDEALTRRRDISARYCEKLAQVKGIRCLPACDSEISNHSYFPILVEDDFPLTRDELFEKFRQHNIIVRRYFFPLISDFPMYRGLPTAQRSNLPVAGDAAQRVLCLPIFPAMTDDQLDRIMSIIESC, encoded by the coding sequence ATGAATGCAAGCCTACCCGCAGAAGCCATTGCCGCGCTGACACAGGAAACGATTTACGTCACGCAGCCGCATCTCTCGCCGCTCGAGGACTTCATTCCTTACCTTCGGGAAATCTGGGAGAGCAAGGTTCTGACGAACGGCGGCCCATTCCACCAGCGTCTGGAAAAAGCGCTGGAGGACTATCTGGGCGTCGAACATCTTGCGCTGCTCTCGAACGGCACGCTTGGTCTCGTGACCGCGCTGCAGGCGTTGCGCATCACGGGCGAGGTCATCACGACACCCTACTCGTTCGTGGCGACCGCGCATTCGCTGCTGTGGAACGGCATCAAACCCGTTTTCGTCGACGTCGACCCGCGCACGCTCAATATGGACCCCGCGAAGATCGAAGCCGCGATCACACCGCAGACCACCGCCATCCTGCCGGTGCACTGCTACGGTTATCCGTGCGACATCGACGCGATCCAGAAAATCGCCGACAACTACAACCTGAAAGTGATCTACGACGCCGCGCACGCATTCGGCGTCAAGCAAGGCGGCCGGAGCATTCTTCGCAACGGCGATCTGTCGGTGCTGAGCTTCCATGCGACGAAGGTATTCAACACCTTCGAAGGCGGCGCGATCATTTGCCCCGACGCGAAGACCAAACAGCGCGTCAATCACCTGAAAAACTTCGGCTTCGTCGACGAGACGACCGTGGTTGCGCCGGGCATCAACGGCAAGATGAGCGAAATCAATGCTGCGTTCGGCCTGTTGCAACTGGATCATATCGACGAGGCGCTCACGCGCCGCCGCGATATCTCCGCACGCTATTGCGAGAAGCTCGCACAGGTAAAGGGTATTCGTTGCCTGCCCGCGTGCGATAGCGAAATCTCGAACCACTCGTATTTCCCGATTCTGGTCGAGGACGATTTCCCGCTCACCCGCGATGAGCTATTTGAAAAGTTCCGTCAGCACAACATCATCGTGCGCCGTTACTTCTTTCCGCTGATCTCGGACTTTCCGATGTATCGCGGCTTGCCGACCGCCCAGCGCTCGAATCTGCCTGTCGCGGGCGACGCCGCCCAGCGCGTGCTGTGCCTGCCGATTTTCCCGGCCATGACCGACGATCAGCTCGATCGGATCATGAGCATCATCGAGTCGTGCTGA
- a CDS encoding acetyltransferase, with product MNVVTSDDSIGVLHNHPMSKQFVVIGYKDGAFSTIPNDFFRDWLDEEAQHGTFHIGRCSGLGVGSIAKYDGNRQKLVIGKNVAGGLRVKFLLNGQHETKSISMTMFSIYGTGIDNPMMPQYDDTIIHNDVWIGDEALFLGGSVVESGCVIGARTVVPPNFRCEPYGIYVGSPARLVRFRFPEKVRERLLELAWWDMPLGWIKANNAAFMADLTADEGRSLEMLAELINAKKNALEAEAQTEPAPVN from the coding sequence ATGAACGTTGTGACTTCGGACGATAGCATCGGCGTCCTGCACAATCACCCTATGTCAAAGCAGTTCGTTGTCATCGGTTACAAAGACGGCGCATTCTCAACCATACCGAACGACTTCTTCCGCGACTGGCTCGACGAAGAAGCGCAACACGGCACCTTTCACATTGGGCGCTGCTCTGGTCTCGGCGTCGGCTCGATTGCGAAGTACGACGGGAATCGGCAGAAGCTCGTTATTGGCAAGAACGTCGCTGGCGGCCTGCGGGTCAAATTTCTGCTGAATGGCCAGCATGAGACAAAGAGCATCAGCATGACGATGTTCAGCATCTATGGAACCGGTATCGACAATCCGATGATGCCGCAGTATGACGACACGATCATTCACAACGACGTCTGGATCGGCGACGAGGCGTTGTTCCTCGGTGGCAGTGTTGTCGAAAGCGGCTGCGTGATCGGCGCACGCACGGTGGTGCCGCCGAACTTCCGCTGCGAGCCGTATGGCATTTATGTCGGATCGCCCGCACGCCTCGTGCGGTTCCGCTTTCCGGAGAAAGTGCGCGAGCGGTTGCTCGAACTCGCGTGGTGGGATATGCCGCTGGGCTGGATCAAGGCCAACAACGCCGCGTTCATGGCGGACCTTACCGCAGACGAGGGCCGCTCGCTGGAAATGCTGGCCGAACTCATCAACGCAAAGAAGAATGCGCTGGAGGCTGAAGCGCAGACCGAGCCTGCGCCGGTGAACTGA
- a CDS encoding transketolase C-terminal domain-containing protein, protein MLEINASNARQWSRLGSRGVFGMAALSVGEKHDDLMVMSADLGNSSGLDRFKKAYPDKFLNIGIAEQNMIGVAAGLAKEGYNVFATSFAPFISMRAAEQIRMNLGYMEMNVKAVAIGSGVSMAFLGNSHYGIEDAAVMRSIPNMTVVCPADCAEIIKTVQAAAEFKGPMYIRLTGAVNNPQVYTEDYDFEIGRAITLKRGSDVTFIANGTMVYESLEAAKLLEAQGMSVGVINMHTIKPLDTAAIDAAMAASKVLVTVEEHSVIGGLGSAVAEYKASKRSAPPQLMLGLPDRFDKAGEYRYLLEKHGLVAAKIAARVAQFAKGDEG, encoded by the coding sequence ATGCTGGAAATCAACGCAAGCAATGCACGCCAGTGGTCGCGCCTCGGTTCGCGCGGCGTATTCGGGATGGCCGCGCTTTCGGTCGGCGAAAAGCACGATGACCTGATGGTCATGTCCGCCGATCTCGGCAACTCGTCCGGACTCGATCGCTTCAAGAAAGCGTATCCCGACAAGTTTCTGAACATCGGCATTGCCGAACAGAACATGATCGGCGTCGCCGCGGGCCTCGCGAAAGAAGGCTACAACGTCTTCGCGACCTCGTTCGCGCCGTTCATTTCGATGCGCGCGGCCGAGCAGATCCGTATGAACCTCGGCTACATGGAAATGAACGTCAAGGCGGTGGCGATAGGCAGCGGCGTGTCGATGGCTTTTCTTGGCAACTCGCACTATGGCATTGAAGACGCGGCGGTTATGCGTTCGATCCCGAACATGACGGTGGTGTGTCCCGCCGATTGCGCGGAAATCATCAAGACGGTGCAGGCGGCCGCTGAATTCAAAGGCCCGATGTATATCCGCCTGACAGGCGCGGTGAACAATCCTCAGGTCTACACCGAAGATTACGACTTCGAGATTGGACGCGCGATCACGCTGAAACGCGGATCGGACGTGACCTTCATCGCCAACGGCACGATGGTGTACGAATCGCTGGAAGCAGCGAAACTGCTCGAAGCGCAGGGCATGTCGGTCGGCGTGATCAACATGCATACGATCAAACCGCTGGACACCGCGGCGATCGATGCGGCGATGGCGGCGTCGAAAGTTCTGGTCACGGTCGAAGAGCATTCGGTGATCGGCGGTTTGGGGAGCGCCGTGGCGGAATACAAGGCGTCGAAGCGTTCCGCTCCGCCGCAACTCATGCTCGGTTTGCCGGACCGGTTCGACAAGGCGGGCGAGTATCGCTATCTGCTGGAGAAGCACGGCCTCGTCGCGGCGAAAATCGCCGCTCGCGTTGCGCAGTTCGCCAAAGGCGATGAGGGTTGA
- a CDS encoding transketolase: MNYSDIERMALFMRQKILEVSHHCNMSAHLGGGLSMVELMATLYAKQLRYDKANPRWSERDRFILSKGHGVLGYFSALRAAGLIDEATFTSFQTNDSELIAHPVMNMDIGIESSNGSLGQGLSMAIGIALAAKKKQRPYTTYVLLGDGECNEGSVWEAVMSAAQLRLDNLVAMVDYNKLQSDGDSHHIVDLDDLAGKFRSFNWDVHEVDGHDIGQIVTAFDTPVVAGRPRVLVAHTVKGKGISFMENNNEWHHNRLTKANYELAMSELTVAAD; this comes from the coding sequence ATGAACTATTCCGACATCGAACGCATGGCTCTTTTTATGCGTCAGAAGATTCTTGAAGTGAGCCACCACTGCAATATGAGCGCGCACCTGGGCGGCGGCCTCTCCATGGTGGAACTGATGGCGACGCTTTACGCAAAGCAATTGCGCTATGACAAAGCCAACCCACGCTGGTCCGAGCGCGACCGTTTCATTCTGAGCAAGGGCCACGGCGTGCTCGGTTATTTTTCGGCACTGCGCGCGGCGGGGCTCATCGACGAAGCGACCTTCACCAGTTTTCAGACGAACGACAGCGAACTGATCGCGCACCCGGTCATGAATATGGACATTGGGATCGAGTCGTCGAACGGCAGCCTTGGACAAGGTCTTTCCATGGCGATCGGCATTGCACTCGCGGCGAAAAAGAAGCAGCGTCCGTACACAACCTATGTATTGCTCGGCGACGGCGAGTGCAACGAGGGTTCGGTATGGGAGGCGGTGATGTCGGCAGCCCAATTGCGCCTCGACAACCTGGTCGCAATGGTCGATTACAACAAGCTCCAGAGCGATGGCGATTCGCATCACATCGTGGATCTGGACGACCTCGCCGGCAAGTTCCGCAGCTTCAACTGGGATGTGCATGAAGTGGACGGCCACGACATCGGCCAGATCGTGACGGCGTTCGACACGCCAGTCGTTGCGGGCCGGCCACGCGTGCTGGTCGCTCATACCGTGAAGGGCAAGGGCATCTCGTTCATGGAAAACAACAACGAGTGGCACCACAACCGGCTGACGAAGGCGAACTATGAACTCGCGATGTCGGAACTGACTGTTGCTGCGGATTGA
- a CDS encoding glucose 1-dehydrogenase, translating to MNKQDTSMLLKDKFAVITGSNRGIGRAITQTFAAQGASVIACMREVTPDALEWLASLAQAHDVSAYAVSVDLADEASVKNAVRQITGLAPRLDVLVNNAGAASGAIFQMTSIAELRRLFEVNFFSQILLTQGLARSMVRNKAGSIINIASTAAMVADPGTLAYGSSKAAFARATQSMATELGASNIRVNAIAPGVTRTDMFDLMSEAARDKLIASSALKRAAEPQDIANMALFLASDLSTFVTGQIMRVDGGMV from the coding sequence ATGAACAAGCAGGACACTTCGATGTTGCTAAAAGACAAGTTCGCCGTGATTACCGGCTCCAACCGCGGCATCGGGCGCGCAATCACGCAGACCTTCGCGGCGCAGGGCGCGAGCGTGATTGCGTGCATGCGCGAGGTGACGCCCGACGCGCTCGAATGGCTCGCGTCGCTCGCACAGGCGCACGACGTGAGTGCATACGCGGTCAGCGTGGATCTCGCGGACGAAGCGTCCGTGAAAAATGCGGTGCGGCAGATCACGGGCCTCGCGCCGCGTCTCGACGTGCTCGTGAATAACGCCGGTGCAGCCAGCGGCGCGATCTTTCAGATGACCTCGATCGCGGAGTTGCGCCGCCTTTTCGAGGTCAATTTTTTCAGCCAGATCCTGCTGACGCAAGGACTCGCGCGCTCGATGGTGCGCAACAAGGCCGGCTCGATCATCAATATCGCGTCCACTGCGGCGATGGTTGCGGATCCGGGCACGCTCGCATATGGCTCCAGCAAAGCCGCCTTCGCCCGCGCGACGCAAAGCATGGCGACGGAACTCGGCGCGTCGAACATTCGCGTGAACGCGATCGCGCCTGGCGTGACCCGCACCGACATGTTCGACCTGATGTCCGAAGCCGCGCGCGACAAGTTGATTGCTTCCTCCGCGCTCAAGCGCGCGGCCGAACCTCAGGACATTGCCAACATGGCGCTGTTTCTCGCATCGGACCTGTCCACTTTCGTTACGGGACAGATCATGCGGGTAGACGGCGGCATGGTTTGA
- a CDS encoding GMC family oxidoreductase, with amino-acid sequence MNEVADIVIIGSGASGAAAAWSLSRDRSWRIVCLEQGSVTKPAEYPSTQTDWELYRSGAYSSNPSVRKSAADYPIDDSGSPISIANFNGFGGSTILYSAHFPRFHPSDFRTKSLDGVGDDWPLSYEELKPYFTENERMMGVAGLVGDPANPDYESLLPPVPLGPMGRTMAAAFNSLEWHWWPSYSAINTHRHGNRGACVNLGPCNTGCAQGAKASVDVTYWPIARQQGVEVRTECRVREITLDTKGRANGVLYVDAGGVEQRLDARVVVVACSGVGTPRLLLNSKSSAFPDGLLNEHGLVGRNLMLHPLAYTEGVFEDDLRSSIGPHGCSILSQQFYETAAERGFLRGYTMQVLRGAPPVETAVSGYFMRQVPIGADHHQKFKRLFNRTAGIAVISEDLPDPDNRIELDPAHCDSSGMPGVKVFYKLGENTQRMLKHGIEMSKQVFNAAGAKVTSSFAPVKNTGWHLMGTARMGDDPATSVVNKFGQAHAVKNLFIVDSSIFVTAGAVNPVATAQALTLMACDYLRRNLDQLVSAS; translated from the coding sequence ATGAATGAAGTTGCAGACATCGTGATCATTGGCTCGGGCGCAAGCGGCGCAGCCGCGGCCTGGAGCCTGAGCCGCGATCGCTCGTGGCGGATCGTGTGCCTCGAACAGGGTTCGGTCACGAAACCCGCCGAATATCCGTCGACGCAAACCGACTGGGAACTGTACCGATCCGGCGCATATAGCTCCAATCCGTCGGTGCGCAAGAGCGCAGCCGATTATCCGATCGACGACTCGGGCTCGCCGATTTCCATCGCCAACTTCAATGGCTTTGGCGGCAGCACGATTCTGTACTCCGCGCACTTCCCGCGTTTTCATCCGTCGGACTTTCGAACGAAAAGTCTGGACGGCGTCGGCGATGACTGGCCGCTCAGCTACGAAGAACTGAAGCCGTATTTCACCGAGAACGAGCGGATGATGGGTGTCGCGGGACTCGTGGGCGACCCCGCCAATCCCGACTACGAAAGCCTGCTGCCGCCGGTTCCGCTCGGTCCGATGGGCCGCACCATGGCCGCGGCGTTTAACAGCCTCGAATGGCATTGGTGGCCGTCGTATAGCGCGATCAATACGCATCGGCACGGCAACCGGGGCGCGTGCGTCAACCTCGGCCCGTGCAATACCGGCTGCGCACAAGGTGCGAAAGCCAGCGTGGATGTGACGTACTGGCCGATTGCGCGCCAGCAGGGGGTGGAAGTCAGAACCGAATGCCGCGTGCGCGAGATCACGCTTGACACGAAAGGCCGCGCAAATGGCGTGCTGTACGTGGATGCCGGCGGCGTCGAACAGCGGCTCGACGCGCGCGTGGTGGTCGTGGCGTGCAGTGGCGTCGGCACGCCGCGTCTGTTGCTCAACTCGAAGTCGAGCGCGTTTCCCGATGGCCTGTTGAACGAGCACGGTCTGGTAGGCCGCAACCTGATGCTGCATCCGCTCGCCTACACCGAAGGCGTGTTCGAAGATGACCTGCGCTCCAGCATCGGCCCGCATGGCTGCAGTATCCTGAGCCAGCAGTTCTATGAAACGGCGGCGGAACGCGGCTTTTTGCGCGGCTACACCATGCAGGTCTTGCGTGGCGCACCGCCGGTCGAAACCGCTGTCTCGGGCTATTTCATGCGCCAGGTGCCGATTGGCGCGGATCATCATCAGAAGTTCAAGCGCCTGTTCAATCGCACTGCGGGCATCGCGGTGATTTCCGAGGACCTTCCTGACCCGGACAACCGGATCGAACTCGACCCGGCGCATTGCGATTCGAGCGGCATGCCAGGCGTCAAGGTTTTCTACAAACTCGGCGAGAACACCCAGCGCATGCTCAAGCACGGTATCGAAATGAGCAAACAGGTGTTCAATGCGGCGGGCGCGAAAGTCACGTCGTCGTTCGCGCCTGTGAAGAACACGGGTTGGCATTTGATGGGCACGGCTCGCATGGGAGACGATCCGGCGACGTCGGTCGTCAACAAATTCGGGCAGGCGCATGCGGTGAAGAACCTGTTCATTGTCGACAGCAGCATTTTCGTGACGGCGGGCGCGGTGAATCCGGTCGCGACAGCTCAGGCCCTTACGTTGATGGCGTGCGATTACCTGCGCCGCAATCTGGATCAACTGGTGAGCGCGTCATGA
- a CDS encoding acyl-CoA reductase: MIRIPVDIQRSTEILAGHREAVSNTPAPVFDAARVNFLADLSRTLLARADVRSLPDVVSFAYWCRRSNLTQLANSFAARDEVRLGLGLSFHICPSNVPVNFAFSLAFGLLSGNTCVLRLPSRESTTADVLVDAIVQLLKQDTHAALADSIVLTRFERDDELNRFWLSVADARLVWGGDKTVEHMRSLPCRPRSREVAFSDRYSLCAMAPQAVLALDVESLRSLCHHLFNDLYLMDQAACSSPQLLAWIGSEHQVDAAKARLWPALADYAASRYAPEAVQVMDKYVHACRRALDGEQVVAVRQHGNTLYRVELADVAVDQDECRGYFGTIHEVTLASLDQLAPIVNERYQTLTYFGIDKAQLQDFVVSRRLRGIDRVVPVGRALDMNVVWDGYDVVASLSRIVAIQ; the protein is encoded by the coding sequence GTGATACGTATTCCCGTTGATATCCAGCGCAGCACCGAGATTCTGGCGGGCCACCGGGAGGCCGTCTCCAACACGCCCGCGCCGGTGTTCGACGCCGCACGCGTGAACTTTCTCGCAGACCTCTCGCGCACTTTGCTGGCTCGCGCGGACGTGCGGTCGCTGCCGGATGTCGTGAGTTTCGCGTACTGGTGCCGTCGGTCGAATCTGACGCAACTGGCGAACAGCTTCGCTGCGCGCGACGAAGTGCGCTTGGGTTTGGGGTTGTCGTTCCATATCTGCCCGTCGAACGTGCCGGTCAATTTCGCGTTTTCTCTAGCCTTCGGCCTGCTGTCGGGCAACACGTGCGTGTTGCGGCTGCCGTCGCGCGAGTCCACGACGGCGGACGTGCTGGTGGACGCCATCGTCCAGCTTCTGAAGCAGGATACCCACGCGGCGCTCGCCGACTCGATCGTGTTGACGCGCTTTGAACGCGACGACGAACTCAACCGCTTCTGGCTCTCCGTGGCGGATGCGCGGCTCGTGTGGGGCGGTGACAAGACCGTCGAACACATGCGCAGTCTGCCGTGCCGGCCGCGCTCGCGCGAGGTCGCTTTTTCGGACCGCTATTCGCTGTGCGCGATGGCGCCGCAAGCGGTGCTCGCGCTCGACGTCGAAAGCCTGCGTTCGTTGTGCCATCACCTGTTCAACGATCTGTACCTGATGGATCAGGCAGCGTGCTCGTCGCCGCAGCTTCTCGCTTGGATCGGCAGCGAGCATCAGGTCGACGCGGCAAAGGCGCGTCTGTGGCCGGCGCTCGCCGACTACGCGGCATCGCGCTACGCGCCCGAAGCCGTACAGGTGATGGACAAATACGTGCACGCCTGCCGCCGTGCATTGGACGGTGAACAGGTGGTCGCTGTCCGGCAGCATGGCAACACGCTATATCGCGTCGAACTCGCTGACGTGGCAGTCGATCAGGACGAGTGCCGCGGCTATTTCGGCACGATTCACGAAGTGACGCTGGCTTCGCTGGATCAACTCGCACCGATCGTGAACGAGCGCTATCAGACGCTGACCTACTTCGGCATCGACAAGGCGCAGCTGCAGGACTTCGTCGTCTCGCGGCGCTTGCGAGGGATCGATCGCGTCGTGCCGGTCGGGCGCGCGCTGGATATGAACGTCGTGTGGGACGGCTACGACGTCGTCGCGAGCCTGTCGCGGATTGTCGCGATTCAATGA
- a CDS encoding acyl-protein synthetase, which yields MSEPVGLSDVLQWPVFGLQKADKDSALLDELQRLTGLHYDACAPYRTILDKFGVRRDATSLSDVPFLPVRLFKHEQLLSVPKADIVKTMTSSGTSGQSVSQIFLDKQTSALQVKVLSRIVGDFIGPRRLPMLVIDCRATVADRYRFSARTAGILGFSMFGRDVEYALNDDMSLNVDGIKRFLDKHPDQPVLLFGFTFIVWLHLLQALEASGKTLGIEHGVLIHGGGWKQLQAQAVSHQEFKRRLAAVAGVKRVHNYYGMVEQTGSIFVECEHGHQHASAWSDVIVRDPQDFGALPPGRPGLIQLLSVIPHSYPGHSLLSEDLGEIVGVDDCPCGRKGTYFRVHGRIQNAETRGCSDTYSR from the coding sequence ATGTCTGAGCCAGTCGGTCTGAGCGACGTGCTTCAGTGGCCCGTGTTCGGGCTGCAGAAAGCGGACAAGGACAGCGCGCTGCTGGACGAACTTCAGCGCCTGACCGGTTTGCATTACGACGCCTGCGCGCCGTACCGCACCATTCTCGACAAATTCGGCGTGCGTCGCGATGCCACGAGCTTGTCCGACGTGCCGTTTCTGCCGGTCAGACTTTTCAAGCACGAACAGCTTCTGAGCGTGCCGAAGGCGGATATCGTTAAGACGATGACGTCGTCGGGCACGAGCGGCCAGAGCGTATCGCAGATATTTCTCGACAAGCAGACCTCGGCGCTGCAGGTGAAAGTGCTGTCGCGAATCGTCGGTGACTTCATCGGCCCCAGGCGCCTGCCGATGCTCGTGATCGATTGCCGTGCCACGGTAGCCGACCGCTATCGCTTCTCGGCGCGCACCGCGGGCATTCTCGGCTTCTCGATGTTCGGCCGTGACGTCGAATATGCGTTGAACGACGACATGTCGCTCAACGTGGATGGCATCAAACGCTTTCTCGACAAGCATCCGGATCAGCCGGTGCTGCTGTTTGGCTTCACGTTCATCGTGTGGCTGCATCTCTTGCAGGCGCTGGAAGCGAGCGGCAAAACACTCGGCATCGAACATGGCGTGCTGATTCACGGCGGCGGCTGGAAGCAGTTGCAAGCCCAGGCGGTAAGCCATCAGGAATTCAAGCGACGACTGGCCGCCGTGGCGGGCGTGAAGCGCGTACACAACTACTACGGGATGGTCGAGCAGACCGGCTCGATCTTCGTGGAATGCGAGCATGGGCATCAGCATGCGTCGGCGTGGTCCGACGTGATCGTGCGGGACCCGCAGGATTTCGGCGCACTGCCGCCTGGCAGGCCGGGTCTGATCCAGCTGCTTTCGGTGATACCGCACAGCTATCCGGGCCACTCGCTGCTGAGCGAAGACCTGGGTGAGATTGTCGGCGTCGACGATTGCCCATGCGGACGCAAAGGCACGTATTTCAGGGTGCACGGCCGCATCCAGAACGCTGAGACACGAGGTTGCAGTGATACGTATTCCCGTTGA
- a CDS encoding AMP-binding protein yields MNSGLVSRRFPERTALVAEGGVSLSYAQLWQAIDRLAAVLPARQLIFIVGGNDLPTVLCYLASLEKGAVPLLLGRGVDEAQLNRLIETYDPSCIFASTETQPPSSWGAVAHEEGAYGLYRRAAARHHELHPDLALLMTTSGSTGSPKLVRLSANNLRSNAASIGEYLDITPHERAITSLPFNYSYGLSVINSHLLAGASVVLSDRSLMDSVFWRQINEHQVTSFAGVPYSYDMLLKLRLARINMPSVRTLTQAGGRMDPAKLLQVAEICSAKGIRFFAMYGQTEATARIAYLAPEQVAHKPASIGRAIPNGRLWLENDEGRILTGAGEVGELIYAGPNVSLGYAENAAHLALGDSNQGTLRTGDLARVDEDGCFFIEGRRHRFLKILGLRISLDTVEQIAADKGLVCAARGNDEQLVIHVVESPAFATDDVRNDMAKSLGLHPSVVAVNPLRELPRLPTGKVDYQCLSQSV; encoded by the coding sequence ATGAATTCCGGGCTCGTCAGCCGTCGATTTCCTGAACGCACTGCGCTCGTCGCCGAGGGCGGCGTGTCGCTCAGCTACGCGCAGTTGTGGCAGGCCATTGATCGGCTGGCGGCCGTGTTGCCCGCGCGGCAACTGATCTTTATCGTGGGCGGCAACGATCTGCCGACCGTGCTGTGCTATCTGGCGTCGCTCGAAAAAGGCGCGGTGCCGTTGCTGCTCGGGCGCGGCGTCGACGAAGCGCAACTGAACCGTCTGATCGAAACCTACGACCCATCGTGCATCTTTGCATCGACGGAAACGCAGCCGCCATCAAGCTGGGGCGCCGTGGCGCATGAAGAAGGCGCGTACGGACTTTACCGCCGTGCGGCTGCACGGCATCATGAGCTTCACCCCGATCTGGCTTTGCTGATGACCACGTCGGGTTCGACGGGCTCGCCCAAGCTGGTGCGCCTGAGTGCGAACAATCTTCGTTCGAATGCCGCGTCGATCGGCGAATATCTGGACATCACGCCGCACGAGCGGGCCATCACGTCGTTGCCGTTCAACTATTCGTACGGCCTGTCGGTGATCAATAGCCACCTGCTGGCCGGCGCATCCGTCGTGCTCTCGGACCGGTCGTTGATGGACAGCGTGTTCTGGCGGCAAATCAACGAGCACCAGGTCACGAGCTTCGCCGGCGTGCCCTATAGCTATGACATGTTGCTCAAGCTGCGTCTCGCACGCATCAATATGCCTTCGGTGCGCACGCTGACGCAGGCGGGCGGCCGCATGGACCCGGCCAAATTGCTGCAGGTCGCCGAGATTTGCAGTGCGAAAGGAATCCGTTTTTTCGCGATGTATGGTCAGACGGAAGCGACGGCGCGTATCGCGTATCTGGCTCCGGAGCAGGTCGCGCACAAACCGGCGAGCATCGGCCGCGCCATTCCGAACGGTCGGCTGTGGCTCGAAAACGATGAAGGCCGCATCCTCACCGGCGCTGGCGAAGTCGGCGAACTGATCTATGCGGGCCCGAACGTGTCGCTGGGCTATGCGGAGAACGCCGCCCATCTCGCACTCGGCGATTCGAATCAAGGCACGCTGCGTACGGGCGATCTCGCCCGTGTCGACGAAGACGGCTGCTTCTTCATCGAAGGCCGTCGTCATCGCTTTCTGAAAATCCTCGGTTTGCGCATTTCGCTCGACACCGTCGAGCAGATTGCCGCCGATAAGGGACTCGTCTGCGCGGCGCGCGGCAACGACGAACAGCTGGTCATTCACGTCGTGGAGTCGCCTGCGTTCGCAACCGATGATGTGCGTAACGACATGGCGAAGTCGCTCGGGCTGCATCCGTCGGTAGTGGCCGTCAATCCGCTGCGCGAGTTGCCGCGCCTGCCCACAGGAAAGGTGGACTACCAATGTCTGAGCCAGTCGGTCTGA
- a CDS encoding acyl carrier protein: MTNRDTYDKVFMDSFSVPRDALNAEFVYQCVPAWDSVGHMGMIAALEEAFDIMMDTEDIIEFGSYTIGVEKLKKYGVEL, from the coding sequence ATGACGAACAGAGATACCTACGACAAAGTCTTCATGGACAGCTTTTCGGTGCCGCGCGACGCCCTCAACGCCGAATTCGTCTATCAGTGCGTGCCGGCGTGGGACTCGGTCGGCCACATGGGCATGATCGCCGCGCTCGAAGAAGCGTTCGACATCATGATGGACACGGAAGACATCATCGAGTTTGGCTCTTACACGATTGGTGTCGAGAAGCTCAAAAAGTACGGCGTCGAGTTATGA